In Vicia villosa cultivar HV-30 ecotype Madison, WI linkage group LG7, Vvil1.0, whole genome shotgun sequence, the DNA window TTGATGGAGAAGAAAATAACTGATTTAATGGATTGTAAACTATAACACAGTTAGTCATAAAAGGTGGAGCAAGAATACGTAATAGCTTACCATAGCAGCCTAACGCTCCGGCCAATATAAGTATCATTATTGCAAGAAATGTTTCATATACCTACAAAAGTTGCATCTCAAACATGTTAATATGCCAACGCCCTTTTAATTTGTTAACGCCATTATTCACTAGATGAAAAAGTATTTTAGAATATGTAGCAGAATTAGGTCAAATAACGGCAGTAGCATCTCTATAGCATTGTTATGCAGTGGGATTTGAACAAACTGCTATTTTTTGCAATTCACGATTGATAACACTGATAAAAAGCTAGGTGATGCATGGAATAGTGTTCAATACCCGAGCAACAATTGACGGATCTATTGGATTCGTGACATCTCCAACACAGATAAGTATAGCAAATGCCATCATCACAGCAAAGATCAGAAGCACAATCTGGAGGAAGAAAAACATAAAATCCACATGACAAAGAGTTTTTAGCATTTTCTATTTTTCCGATACAAATTTTTTTAGTGATTATGTGTATTCTTAACAAGAAATAATTCCGTTGATCCATTCTCTCTACCATTATGACGTATTTCTGTCTGCTACCAATGTGAATGCCTTGGATTGAGCAGCATCTACGGTGAAATTTTTTGGGAGCTGAACCATGTTGTTCCCTCATCACACCTTCCACCAAAGCCTGCTGCGACCTACTCTCGGCATTATCCTCATCGTCCAACTCTTCTTCATTTTCCTGATGGCAAAGGTCGACCCTACAATATTATTGTCCACAGAAGCATACATAGACTTTATGAATAACTGTTTCACTAAGGTGAGCCTTAATGCGTATGCGGCTACTAGCGTATCAAACCAATGTTGTTATGTGCAGtggaatatatattttaattcatcGATACTATGGCATACCAGAACGATAGTAGGAGTAGAAACGCTGCTAAAAACACGACTTTGGGAGCGGCTGCAAAAATGTTTTGTCAGTAAGAATGAATAGTAAACAATCAAGTTCTCAATAAATAGACATTAAAAACATAACTTTGAATGAACATACCCATAAGAATAAAACCGCAAACACCGGACCAGCAATACCACCCATTACAAGTAGCAAAAACAGTACTTGTAAAATAGATACAGTATCCTGTGAATACAAGTAGAAAAATACGTAAAAAAATAGAGTTGAATGAATAGAGTAAGATAACACATAATGTTTCCTATTTCCGAACTTCAACATATTGAACTACAACGCAAACTAATAATTAGCACCACAGCATATTGAAGAGCTTCCAAAACTAAATTTCAATACGAATCATAAAAGAGTTATTCCATGATTAAAATGATCCACTTTCGGCAAAGAAATTAGTCTGAAGTCTGAACTATGACCACAAATCTCATCAAACGCAATATAGGATATATTGCTCATGGCATCAAAAAGAGACTCTAAATCTTACCTAAGTTGGAAGTGCCAATCATGATATGAAGTACCTGAAAAAAGTAGCTATTATCAAATACTAACATAATGTATATTACAGCAAAACATAAGAATGTATTTCAAACACTAGCATCAATAAAGACAAtttgaaaatagaaaaaattaatcAGATGCAACTAACTTTTTGCCGCATCCAACCATTTTGTTGACTTCTCAAGTGAATCCGGAGGACCTGCCATGTGATAGTGTAAAATTTTGTCACACACTTCCAATGCAAACTATTAATTTATcagttaattttaccaaacacttcaaatgTATTATATCAAACACTTCATCGTGTTAGGTAAGGTAAAGTCGTTAATTTTATCAAAGACTAATCTATTAATTCATCTTAGTTTTATCAATGACTAATCTATTAATTCATCTGGTAATTTTATCAAATACTTCAACGGCAATTCGTTAAGAAAACCGACCTACTATCGTTTGGCGTTTCCCATGTAGTAAAAAACTTTCCTTTTTGCCTTATTCCCAAATTCTAGCATCTAAATGGTTCCCCTAAAGATGCCAATGAAAAAGGGCTTTTTAAGAAAAGCTATTCCCCACCCCAGATTCTACTACCTAACCATCGAATCATAGCACAATTTACCTATCAAAATATTTGAATGCTAAGAACCAAAAAGAGAATAGAAATGAAAATTGAAACCTGAGCAAATGCAATGAAGGCAAGAAATCCATCTATGGAAGCTAGAGTTACATTGAAGATGATCAAATCAAGAGTTAAGCAATTCCAGTTTTCAGTCATAGATTACAACAAACTATAACAAGCTTTGGGTGAAgaaaaacacaacaacaacaacaataacaacaacaacaacaaaaagaatGACTAATCAGAGAAGGAAAAAAAGACAGAGTGACAGATAGACAGGTTTGTTAGTTCGTATAGGACTATGTAGAAGGTGCTGTCTGTCTTGCTTTCATGACTTTGTCTCAAACTCCTTGTTTGAGGCAACTGGCAACAAGTTTTGGACCATTATTATACTTTATTTATCAAAGACTTTCCTTGTTGacctattttaaattattatttgttcGTCTCGTTAAATCAACTTAGTAGTTGTTTACAATTGTCCGGTTTCGAATCCACGACATATtacttattcatttttaaaagaTGTCTGTCTGCTTAGAAGTTAGATCTATCTTGTAAAATTCGTAAAAAATGGCATATGGCAAGACATATATGATTGAGGATCTGAATCTGAAACCTCGACTTATCTTGAAAAAATGAGGATGGAACCTATCTGCAAACACTGCATCTCAGATGTCTAAACatggtaaaaaaaaatattatattaattaatattcgtGTTCGTAAAAGTCCAAAAAACAAAGCGGCGCTGAGTAAAATATTAGAGGGTGTGGATATAAAATGTGGACAAAATGAACATATATGACGGATCGGGTCAATTTTGTCACCCCTAGTTAATCAAcctactttaaaaaaattaatttttgttctaAACCAATGTAATCAAAATCTTTGTCTTTGGAATTTACCTAAAGTAAAGTTAGTATACTGCTAGTTGTACATAAATAAatgtaaaacaaatattataGTGTATAGCAGTTGTGGCAACTATGAAAAAATAATCTTAGTTCTATGTATCTGTTAAAAAGAGAATAAGGTGTCTTTGTCAAACCTTTATGAATTGTTAAGAAGAAAAATTAGAGATTTTACTTTGGTGAATCAATGTTAAGGACAGATAATGAATATTCTATCTGAATTTGATATTGAGGATGATTCTGTTTAGATCCTTGTTTTTCTTCTTTAGTGTTTTTTATTCAATTGGgatatgaaatattaaaattcgGATTTCAAATGGGATTTATTTGCAAATAACTGGAGATTCTAACTACTGTGGAAAAAAGTGCAGATTCTAACTGTTTCAAAAGTCTTCACCTAGTGATCTAGTTCTAGCCTATGCATAAAGTGACCCAAAGTTAATTTAGGCACTCTTACTATTTCTTTCTCATCTTATTGAAAACTcgaaaatactcattcaaaacTCTAGATTCATTAGTGATAAACTtgaaaatactcattcaaaacTCTAAATTCATTAGTGATATATTAAAATCATTAGtggtttattaaaattataaaatactcataatttgagacaaatattTTTGTCAAAAGTGACTTGATATGAATTGTAAAAGGAAACAAAAGTGGATATGAATTATGAATGGAAACAAAAGTGATGAATTAAAGAAACCACTCGTTGTCACTATTGAGGAGCCCTCTGTCTACTACTCCAAATCCTGGCCATTGGTTTTATTATAATTTGAAATTGAAGACAGTTAAACTTAAAGCTTCAATAACTGTCCTCAATTTCAAATGGTAAAGAAACCAACGGCCAGAATTTGGAGTAGTTGACAAAGGGCTCCACAATAGTGACAACGAGTGGTTTCTTTAATTCATCACTTTTGTTTCCATTCACAATTCATATCAAGTCTCTTTTGACAAAAATATTTGTCTCAAATAATgagtatttaataattttaatatatcacTAATGATTTTATGTCTAATATTTTAAGTCTAAAAACACTAACAGACCTCTCAAAACTCTAGATTCTCTCAATTTCTACTCCAGCTCATTCAAACTAAGTACTTTTACTCCTTTTCATTCAAACTAAGCGTCTTCATCTCTCACATTTGATAAGGTTCTCATTCTtctctttgatgatttttatgcatgcaattccTTAATAGGTTATAGTTAACCTACATTATATACATAGTTAAGCTACATTAATAGATTCCTTCATCTAATATTGATGTATACTTTTGTGATTATGATTTTGAAATATTTGGGATACGGTATACAATAACATCCAATGGTTTATAGAGTTTCTCATCCATATATGACACCAGTGTTAGAAGGAGATCTCCATAGATCAATTCATCATAAGATACTAAAAGGGGAACTGGCAAAGGCGGACTATGTTGGCCTATATCCCAATGTTTTCTTTTGTAATGGCTATTAATAAAATTCAAAGACAATAACTTTAAACATGTTAGAATATATCTTTTTCTCTTGTCTTCTCACATGGTCAATACTCAATTATATGATATAGTTTCAAAAATTATTTCAAGAAGAGGAATAAAGTTGTTGATAACCGGTTATATCTACAGAAGTTTTTCGAAATTTATTTCAAACAatgataatattatattttacatATATTTGCTTCTTTTTTTTATGGATTCTAACCAATAAAAATTATGCAACAGAaaaaacaacaatttatatacatTTTGATCAGATTTATATGCATAATTATAAGAGATAATTAATTACATCCAATTTCCATTTTATAATACATGGAAACATAAGTATCACTTATTTtcaaaagagataaaaaaaacacaaatatacataacCACTTCAATTTCCTCCAGAGTTTGAAAGTAGCTTCAAAACATCTGCAATAGTTTCCTCTCTTGTATCACTTACATATGCAACAAGAGGACTCTTATTTGGTACAACATCATCCCTTTGGTAACTTCCCGGACCTCTAAGCAATTCTTCTGAGCCCTTGGACACAACACCCTTCATGATTATAGTCTTGTGTGTCCCGGAAATAAGTTCCTCGTGATCAGTGTCGCCTGTTTCTCCAAGGATGACATACATGTTTGCGACGTTTAATCTCCAACGAACAAACAGATACCTAACACATTTACACCAACACATAGTCAAGCTAAGTTCTGAAAGATATGTACCTGGtagtggtacgcgtatggtatgtGCCAAGTCCATACATATTTTTCTTATGTTTGGTACGCGTGCTGATACATATGTATAGATAAACATGATAGTTTATTATGAAGTATATTTACCTTAGTGCTTGAGCTCTAGATGCAAGAAGAGGAATAACATGCATTCTAGAAGATCCTCTACAATACATAGGATGACATCTTAAACCTCGCATCCTAAGCTTTTGCCTCAAGTCATCAACTTTCTTTGCCTAAAACAAACAATCAATAGAACCATTTCAATCAATTTGGAAGTAAAGCATGTTTGATATCACACTCAAGATTTCCAGAATCACAGTAATCCACCGTGATTTGGAAGTGTAACTTTTACAAAATTATGATGGATCACTCTGATTCTGGTAATTCACTGTGATACAAAACATTTATTTAGTGCATGTCTTAATTCGCAGTGAGTTTGTCATAATCCTATGAACCATCGTGATTCTGTCAAATTCACTGTGATATTAATCTGCACTTACCTTactaaataaatatatagtaaATTTCACTTACCTTACTAAGATCATTTATTTTGTATGAAATACAATGTGCATTACTTGATTTCGAATCTTCCTCAATAGGACTAATTGTTTTTCCATGATTTTCTTCTCCATCAGAGGCATTCATAAGTTTACGAATAGTATTCTTCAAACCTTCAACACCCCAACGATAATCTATATGCACGTCATAATCATGATCGGGCAAAAGCTTTCCGTCTTCCGTGTGAACACCAGGGTAATAAACTTCACTCCCGCTGCTACAGATTATAGCATCAAACTCAGTTACTTGAACATTCCCCGATGCTAAAAACTCCTTCGTTTCTTGCATTGTCATAGCAGTTGATAGAGCAAATCCGGTAACTCTAGTAGTTTGAGGATCTAACTGAACAGCTTTAACTATCCTTTgaactatctcaatcaatgttTTATCAGGATCTCCATTACTGTCATAGGAATCAAGCGCTATAACAATCAACCTGCGTCTCCGCCTCAATAAAGGATACTTGTGTGGTACGCTATCGAGCAAGATGTCACTATTTGAACCAGAATCTTGCTTCCTTATCCTGCTTAGAATATTTTTCACTTGGTCTTGCATATCACCGCTATTTGCTGCAACGAATTCACCGTCGATCGAGAGCCTGAGTGACATATCTTGAACATCTCTAAGTGAATCGTTGAAAGACTCTTCAGCATCTACATCTACATCATCTTCTGGAGCAGTATCCTGCCATTGTGGATGTCTCATTCGACACGCATCAACGCGTGTCAAATATGTTCGACAATGTTCAGGCCATGAGAAAAGGTGTATGTTCTTCCAACCGTTTTTTCTGCATTCATACCATAAGTTTTTCTCTGATAACAATTTGAGCAATGCATCAGCAATTGCTTGATGATCATGAGGATCCACAAGCAAACCATTGTTGAGAGCCTAACATTATAAAAAAGAAACATAATTAGAAGATGCAAAGTCATTATATATTTTTCCCTATGCCTTGATTACATCTAAGAAAATAGCACTATGAATTCCTATTATGTTCAATATCGTAACTAAGTGCGGTATGCTACTCAGAACATAAATATAAGCAAAAAATACATGTATCTGGTCTAAATATGGATCAGATATATGTACACTTTTTGCTTATATTTAAATCCAGAGAGAATATATAAAGTTAATTCTTCAATTACCCGATTAATGTCAACTGGTCCGCCATTTTTCGTGGCCACCATTGGCAACCCATGTGCAGCTGCCTGCATGAGTTTAAACATATTTAACAACACTATGATTTGACATAAAAATGTGAATGTAAACCAAAGTGGCATGTTATTGAAAACTTACCTCAATTAAAGTAAGGCCAAAAGGTTCCACTAGAGCAGGATTTATAAAAACTCCCTGAGAGAAAATATCAAACTAATTAGTTGGATATATTCAGAGCAGTCTTTGAGAACGTGCAAGGTGGGCTACCACACACAGAGGATCCAAAATTTATTACGGTTAAACCGTGGCTAACAATATATACATACCTTTGTTTTAGCAGCAAATCTATATATCTCAGGTACATCAGATTGTCTATGATGTTTAGGATACGCGACATGTCCATATAGATCATActtgtcaatcaatttcaacacagTTGTGAGAACACTACCATTTCCAGAAGACATCTCTTCTATGTCATCTCTATTTCCCATTATAAGGGTCTGTTTGAGTTGAGAATTT includes these proteins:
- the LOC131617839 gene encoding uncharacterized protein LOC131617839, coding for MTENWNCLTLDLIIFNVTLASIDGFLAFIAFAQVLRIHLRSQQNGWMRQKVLHIMIGTSNLGYCIYFTSTVFATCNGWYCWSGVCGFILMAAPKVVFLAAFLLLLSFWVDLCHQENEEELDDEDNAESRSQQALVEGVMREQHGSAPKKFHRRCCSIQGIHIGSRQKYVIMIVLLIFAVMMAFAILICVGDVTNPIDPSIVARVYETFLAIMILILAGALGCYGFLLFFKLRKVRSENASSEMWKVISLAIISIVCFSSSALVALNTDIPLFYHWHLKFIYGVKAFVFLTIYYFIGSSLPSAYLLWIIRELPPPVTDSIQEEPRGTYAFISHAEETSSSNHPSSWTTATSSKNQISRASPI
- the LOC131615849 gene encoding probable sucrose-phosphate synthase 2, with the protein product MAGNEWINGYLEAILSTGGGASSTVEEQQRVAAAARESGDQFNPTKYFVEEVVSAVDESDLHRTWLKVVATRNTRERSSRLENMCWRIWHLARKKKQVEGEEIQRLAYRRWEIEQGRRDATEDLSEELSEGEKGDGIGEIIQIETSQKKIQRISSTLELWSDDKKEKKLYIILLSLHGLVRGENMELGRDSDTGGQIKYVVELARALAKMPGVYRVDLFTRQISSTEIDWSYGEPTEMLSSGQEDENDDSTGESSGAYIIRIPFGPRDKYLEKELLWPHIQEFVDGALAHILNMSKVLGEQVGGGQPVWPYVIHGHYADAGDSAALLSGALNVPMVLTGHSLGRNKLEQLLKQGRQSLEDINSTYKIMRRIEAEELSLDAAELVITSTRQEIDEQWGLYDGFDVKLEKVLRARDRRGVNCHGRYMPRMAVIPPGMDFSNVVRQEDGPEVDGDLAQLTRRADGSSTKALPPIWLEVMRFFTNPHKPMILALSRPDPKKNITTLLKAFGECRSLRNLANLTLIMGNRDDIEEMSSGNGSVLTTVLKLIDKYDLYGHVAYPKHHRQSDVPEIYRFAAKTKGVFINPALVEPFGLTLIEAAAHGLPMVATKNGGPVDINRALNNGLLVDPHDHQAIADALLKLLSEKNLWYECRKNGWKNIHLFSWPEHCRTYLTRVDACRMRHPQWQDTAPEDDVDVDAEESFNDSLRDVQDMSLRLSIDGEFVAANSGDMQDQVKNILSRIRKQDSGSNSDILLDSVPHKYPLLRRRRRLIVIALDSYDSNGDPDKTLIEIVQRIVKAVQLDPQTTRVTGFALSTAMTMQETKEFLASGNVQVTEFDAIICSSGSEVYYPGVHTEDGKLLPDHDYDVHIDYRWGVEGLKNTIRKLMNASDGEENHGKTISPIEEDSKSSNAHCISYKINDLSKAKKVDDLRQKLRMRGLRCHPMYCRGSSRMHVIPLLASRAQALRYLFVRWRLNVANMYVILGETGDTDHEELISGTHKTIIMKGVVSKGSEELLRGPGSYQRDDVVPNKSPLVAYVSDTREETIADVLKLLSNSGGN